TTTATATACGGTTTTGCTATGTGATCGATTACGAATTTCTGGTTAGGAAACTGTTTTACAAATTCTAAAGAGGCACCTAATTGATGTGGAAGTATGAGTATATCGTAAGTGAAATTATGTTTTTCTAAAGCTGAAATACCTCGTAGAAAATTTGGTCTTAATAAAAAATTGTGATCCGCTTCACCTTGTACAACATGACGGAATCCTTTTATTTTTTCAAATTGACTATAATGTTTTAAAGCCTCGTCAATATTTTCAGACCTTAAATCTACCCAGCCGACTATACCTTTTATAATATCATTTCCAGCAGCCAGTTTTAAAAGAAATTCTGTTTCTGCTAAAGTTTGGTCTGCTTGAACTGCCACACAGCCTTCAATTCCATTTTCATCATACACTTTTTTTAAATCAGAAGGTGTAAAATCACGTCTGATTACCGACATACTATCGTCAATCC
The nucleotide sequence above comes from Flavobacteriaceae bacterium HL-DH10. Encoded proteins:
- a CDS encoding amidohydrolase family protein, which encodes MIIYSHQHFWNYEPVKHAWIDDSMSVIRRDFTPSDLKKVYDENGIEGCVAVQADQTLAETEFLLKLAAGNDIIKGIVGWVDLRSENIDEALKHYSQFEKIKGFRHVVQGEADHNFLLRPNFLRGISALEKHNFTYDILILPHQLGASLEFVKQFPNQKFVIDHIAKPYIKDGFFDGWEVLINEIGKHENVYCKMSGMITEADYKTWSPSQIEPYMNAVLKVFGTKRVMYGSDWPVCLVAGNYKQVKDLVAHFIASLSSTEQANIMGNNTIKFYNL